A window of Hippoglossus stenolepis isolate QCI-W04-F060 chromosome 16, HSTE1.2, whole genome shotgun sequence contains these coding sequences:
- the luc7l3 gene encoding luc7-like protein 3 — translation MLSAAQLLDELMGRDRNLAPDEKRSNVRWDDESVCRYYLCGFCPAELFTNTRSDLGPCEKIHDENLRKTYEKSSRFMKEGYERDFLRYLQSLLAEVERRIRRGHARLALSQAQQNAGGPGPSGKNDEKSLVLTEKIEDLVAQIEELGSEGRVEEAQGMMKLVEQLKEERELLSSSPSTIESFAAQEKQMEVCEVCGAFLIVGDAQSRVDDHLMGKQHMGYAKIKSTVEELKEKLRRRSEEPPGENPVVKKDREDREREREEREKKRKEEEEKEKEREKEKEKEREKEKEREREREKERERDRERDRDRDRERDRRARRSHSNSRHSSRASDRKRSRSRDRRRSRSRDKERERERKRSRSRDRDRERRRSRERPDRKRRSRSRDRKRSRSPERKSHRHRSRSKDREKERDRDRDRSSKDKDRKATEERSSSKKDKHSDGNAAAIKASSEAEPMEAEAAASASSPLLNGQQELFHSEGDTQSN, via the exons ATGCTCTCAGCAGCCCAGCTACTCGACGAGTTGATGGGCCGAGATCGAAACTTGGCCCCGGACGAGAAGCGATCAAACGTGCGATGGGACGACGAGAGC gTTTGTCGATACTATCTGTGTGGGTTCTGTCCGGCAGAGCTGTTCACCAACACCCGCTCTGACTTGG GTCCTTGTGAGAAGATCCACGATGAAAATCTCAGAAAAAC GTATGAGAAGAGCTCTCGGTTCATGAAGGAGGGCTACGAACGGGACTTCCTGCGCTATCTGCAGTCGCTCCTGGCAGAGGTGGAACGGCGGATTCGGAGAGGGCATGCACGACTGGCACTTTCCCAGGCTCAGCAGAACGCAGGG GGTCCTGGTCCATCAGGGAAGAATGACGAGAAGAGTCTGGTTCTAACAGAGAAGATTGAAGACTTGGTTGCACAG ATTGAGGAGCTGGGGTCAGAGGGCCGAGTGGAGGAGGCCCAGGGGATGATGAAGCTGGTGgagcagctgaaggaggagagggagctgcTCAGCTCCAGTCCCTCG accATTGAAAGCTTTGCAGCCCAGGAGAAGCAGATGGAGGTGTGTGAGGTGTGCGGGGCATTCCTCATTGTGGGTGATGCCCAGTCCCGAGTGGACGACCACTTGATGGGCAAGCAGCACATGGGCTATGCCAAGATCAAATCCACTGTAGAGGAGCTCAAG GAGAAGCTGCGTCGCCGCTCAGAAGAGCCTCCAGGTGAAAACCCAGTGGTCAAGAAGGACAGAGAAGACCGCGAGcgtgagagggaggaaagggagaaaaagcgcaaagaggaggaagagaaggaaaaggagcgtgagaaggagaaggaaaaggagcgcgagaaggagaaggaacgagagagagagcgggagaaggagagggagagagacagagaacgggacagagatagagacagggagagggacagGAGGGCCCGTCGAAGCCACTCCAACAGCCGCCACTCCAGTCGGGCATCGGACAGGAAAAGGAGCAGATCCCGTGATCGCAGACGGTCCAGAAGCAGAgacaaggagagggagagggaacgCAAACGCAGCAG GAGCCGGGatagagacagggagaggaggcgCAGCCGTGAGCGGCCAGACAGGAAGCGTCGCTCCCGCAGTCGTGACAGGAAGAGGTCACGCAGCCCCGAGCGCAAATCTCACCGTCACCGCAGCCGCAGCAAGgacagggagaaggagagggacagggacagagatCGGTCATCGAAAGACAAAG ACCGTAAggcaacagaggagaggagcagctcTAAGAAAGACAAGCACTCTGACGGCAATGCAGCTGCCATCAAGGCTTCATCAGAAGCGGAACCCATGGAGGCCGAGGCGGccgcctctgcctcctcccctctgctcaATGGCCAGCAAGAACTCTTCCATTCTGAAGGTGACACTCAGTCCAATTAA